In Pseudoduganella albidiflava, a single window of DNA contains:
- a CDS encoding LacI family DNA-binding transcriptional regulator, whose product MRAAGATQGGVTIRDIARAAGVSAGTISRALKNEPGLTEVTRQMVLETARDLGYDFCKLRPKRLRRLTFLLHRQHNTASSSPFYSPVLHGAEEACRKQGIVLSFMAVGPADGLVDQLRMHAPDAIVCAGFFEPELLTALRATGKPIVLIDMKLRGYSSVNPDNMMGGYLATRHLIERGRERVGFICGSLSHYSIRERARGYRQALFDAGILADPRLEAPLPDGVELEQGAWEAMEALLALPKPPDAVFCYNDSAALVAMRCCLAKGLKVPHDVAIVGFDDISTAVLGHRPLTTLRINKKELGALGVELLLNGRADDVVERVAPVELVVRASTVC is encoded by the coding sequence ATGAGGGCCGCCGGCGCAACCCAGGGCGGCGTCACGATCCGCGACATCGCACGTGCCGCCGGCGTATCGGCGGGAACCATCTCGCGGGCATTGAAGAACGAACCGGGGCTGACCGAAGTCACGCGCCAGATGGTGCTGGAAACGGCCCGCGACCTGGGCTACGACTTCTGCAAGCTGCGGCCGAAGCGGCTGCGGCGCCTCACCTTCCTGCTGCATCGCCAGCACAACACGGCTTCCAGCAGCCCGTTCTACTCGCCGGTGCTGCACGGCGCCGAGGAAGCCTGCCGCAAGCAGGGCATCGTGCTGTCGTTCATGGCGGTCGGCCCGGCGGACGGGCTGGTGGACCAGCTGCGCATGCATGCGCCGGATGCCATCGTCTGTGCCGGATTTTTCGAACCCGAGCTGCTGACGGCGCTGCGCGCCACCGGCAAGCCGATCGTGCTGATCGACATGAAGCTGCGCGGCTACAGTTCCGTGAACCCGGACAACATGATGGGCGGCTACCTGGCCACCCGGCATTTGATCGAGCGTGGCCGCGAGCGCGTGGGCTTCATCTGCGGTTCGCTGTCGCACTACAGCATCCGCGAGCGGGCGCGCGGCTACCGGCAGGCCCTGTTCGATGCCGGCATCCTGGCCGATCCGCGCCTGGAAGCGCCGCTGCCCGATGGCGTGGAACTGGAGCAGGGCGCGTGGGAAGCAATGGAAGCGCTGCTCGCGCTGCCGAAACCGCCGGACGCGGTGTTCTGCTACAACGACAGCGCCGCGCTGGTGGCGATGCGCTGCTGCCTGGCCAAGGGCTTGAAGGTGCCGCATGACGTGGCGATCGTGGGCTTCGACGATATCTCGACGGCCGTGCTAGGCCACCGCCCGCTGACGACGCTGCGCATCAACAAGAAGGAACTGGGTGCGCTGGGCGTGGAGCTGTTGCTGAACGGCCGCGCCGACGATGTGGTGGAACGGGTCGCGCCGGTCGAGCTGGTGGTACGCGCCAGCACGGTTTGCTAG
- a CDS encoding sugar MFS transporter, with protein sequence MSPAALAPQGSAPAQPQQTFPLVVITVLFFMWGLLTSLNDVLIPHLKSVYTLNYVQAMLVQFCFFGAYFIVSLPAGALIRRIGYKGGAVAGLTVAALGCALFYPAATSGYALFLFAFFVLAAGITVLQVAANPFVTVLGPPATASSRLTLTQAFNSLGTAIAPTLGGLLILEGFPAAADVAQLTGEALARYRLQEAAAVQGPYLALAAALLVLAVLFALVRLPVIRHADDTPQAVDASVLAHRHLVLGAIGIFLYVGGEVAIGSFLINFIGEPQIAGLDHGAAAKYVSYYWTAAMIGRFAGFFVMRRVSPGKALAFNAAASIGLLLLAIFSTGAVAMWAVIAVGLFNSIMFPTIFSMALHRLGAQTGQGSGILCMAIVGGAIVPFVQGALADAIGLQWSFFVPAACYVFILYFGIRYARMYVQQ encoded by the coding sequence ATGTCACCCGCGGCGCTGGCGCCGCAGGGCAGCGCGCCCGCGCAGCCGCAGCAAACCTTCCCCCTCGTCGTGATCACGGTGCTGTTCTTCATGTGGGGCCTGCTCACATCGCTGAACGACGTGCTGATTCCCCACCTGAAATCGGTCTATACACTGAACTACGTGCAGGCGATGCTCGTGCAGTTCTGCTTCTTCGGCGCCTATTTCATCGTCTCGCTGCCGGCCGGCGCGCTGATCCGCCGCATCGGCTACAAGGGTGGCGCGGTGGCCGGCCTCACGGTCGCGGCACTCGGCTGCGCACTGTTCTATCCGGCGGCAACGAGCGGCTATGCGCTGTTCCTGTTCGCTTTCTTCGTGCTGGCCGCCGGCATCACGGTGCTGCAGGTGGCGGCCAATCCGTTCGTCACGGTGCTCGGCCCGCCGGCGACGGCGTCGAGCCGGCTGACCCTGACGCAGGCGTTCAACTCGCTGGGCACGGCCATCGCCCCCACGCTGGGCGGCCTGCTGATCCTGGAAGGCTTCCCGGCCGCGGCCGACGTGGCGCAACTGACCGGCGAGGCGCTGGCCCGCTACCGCCTGCAGGAGGCGGCGGCGGTGCAGGGGCCATACCTGGCGCTGGCCGCCGCGCTGCTGGTGCTGGCCGTGCTGTTCGCACTGGTCCGGCTGCCGGTGATCCGCCATGCCGACGATACGCCGCAGGCCGTGGACGCATCCGTACTGGCGCACCGCCACCTCGTGCTGGGCGCGATCGGCATCTTCCTGTACGTGGGCGGCGAAGTCGCCATCGGCAGCTTCCTGATCAACTTCATCGGCGAGCCGCAGATCGCCGGCCTGGATCACGGCGCGGCGGCGAAGTATGTCAGCTATTACTGGACCGCGGCGATGATCGGCCGCTTCGCCGGCTTCTTCGTGATGCGGCGCGTGAGCCCCGGCAAGGCGCTGGCCTTCAATGCGGCGGCCAGCATCGGGCTGCTGCTGCTGGCCATCTTCAGTACCGGCGCGGTGGCGATGTGGGCGGTGATCGCCGTGGGCCTGTTCAATTCGATCATGTTCCCGACCATCTTCAGCATGGCGCTGCACCGGCTGGGCGCGCAGACGGGGCAGGGCTCGGGCATCCTGTGCATGGCCATCGTCGGCGGCGCCATCGTGCCGTTCGTGCAGGGCGCGCTGGCCGATGCGATCGGCCTGCAATGGTCGTTCTTCGTGCCGGCCGCCTGCTATGTCTTCATCCTGTACTTCGGCATCCGCTATGCCCGCATGTACGTGCAACAGTAA
- a CDS encoding beta-glucosidase family protein produces MKHNAALLMALAALPCLAAAADPARPWLDSSLDPDRRAALVLKEMTQKEKLNWVSSHFGADHAGNKTKKVPEAIPFSAGYVPPIPRLGLPALFLTDAGIGVATQNTPTPRERTALPSGIATAATWNRKLAYEGGRMIGAEARASGFNVMLAGGVNLLREPRNGRNFEYGGEDPLLAGVMVGEQVRGIESNHLISTIKHYALNAQETGRFELDARIDPAALRMSDLFAFQVALELTDAGSFMCAYNRLNGPYGCEHPWLLNGVLKGDWGYKGFVMSDWGATHSTVEAANAGLDQQSGFEFDRSHYFGGALEEAVESGFVPQKRLDDMALRVLRTMFAKGVVDHPVKQDGAIDYQAHGLVSQADAEEGIVLLKNAGNLLPLSKQAKKIVVIGGHADKGVLAGGGSSLVYPRGGNAVPGLLPATWPGPIMYYPSSPLKAIQVRVPGAQVVFDSGSDPAKAAAAAAGADVVLVFATQWVGEALDATSLSLPDNQDALIAAVAAANPKTAVVLENSGPVLMPWVDRVAGIVEAWYPGTNGGEAIARVLFGEVNPSGRLPATFPASEQQLPRPKLDGDPAKPEQRFTVDYHEGAAIGYKWFDLKGHTPLFPFGHGLSYTQFGYRDLKAQLVDGKVQVRFTVTNTGGVQGKDVPQVYVSPLSAKWDSYRWESTQRLAGWEKVDLAPGASTNVTLAIDPRLFGMVKGSANTWHVAGGRYQVKLARHARDDAAQTVTIQLPAQVLDVAGRPITMKKKG; encoded by the coding sequence ATGAAGCACAACGCAGCACTCCTGATGGCGCTGGCCGCATTGCCATGCCTGGCCGCGGCCGCCGATCCCGCCAGGCCGTGGCTGGACAGCAGCCTGGACCCCGACCGGCGCGCCGCGCTGGTCCTGAAGGAAATGACGCAGAAGGAAAAGCTGAACTGGGTGTCAAGCCACTTCGGCGCGGACCACGCCGGCAACAAGACCAAGAAGGTGCCGGAAGCGATCCCGTTCTCGGCCGGCTACGTGCCGCCGATTCCGCGCCTGGGCTTGCCGGCGCTGTTCCTGACCGATGCCGGCATCGGCGTGGCCACGCAGAACACCCCCACGCCGCGCGAGCGCACCGCGCTGCCATCGGGCATCGCCACCGCGGCCACGTGGAACCGCAAGCTGGCCTACGAAGGCGGACGGATGATCGGCGCCGAGGCGCGTGCCTCCGGCTTCAACGTGATGCTCGCCGGCGGCGTGAACCTGCTGCGCGAACCGCGCAATGGCCGCAACTTCGAATACGGCGGGGAAGATCCGCTGCTGGCCGGGGTGATGGTGGGCGAGCAGGTGCGCGGCATCGAATCGAACCACCTGATTTCCACCATCAAGCACTACGCGCTGAACGCCCAGGAAACCGGCCGCTTCGAGCTCGATGCCCGGATCGATCCGGCCGCGCTGCGCATGTCCGACCTGTTCGCATTCCAGGTGGCGCTGGAACTCACGGATGCCGGGTCGTTCATGTGCGCCTACAACCGGCTCAACGGCCCGTATGGCTGCGAGCATCCGTGGCTGCTGAACGGCGTGCTGAAGGGCGACTGGGGTTACAAGGGCTTCGTGATGTCCGACTGGGGCGCCACGCACAGCACGGTGGAGGCGGCCAACGCGGGCCTGGACCAGCAGTCCGGCTTTGAATTCGACCGCTCGCATTATTTCGGCGGCGCGCTGGAAGAGGCGGTGGAAAGCGGCTTCGTGCCGCAAAAGCGGCTCGACGACATGGCCTTGCGCGTGCTGCGCACGATGTTCGCGAAGGGCGTGGTCGACCATCCCGTGAAGCAGGATGGCGCGATCGACTACCAGGCCCATGGCCTCGTCAGCCAGGCCGACGCCGAGGAAGGCATCGTGCTGCTGAAGAACGCCGGCAATCTGCTGCCGCTGTCGAAGCAGGCGAAGAAGATCGTCGTCATCGGCGGGCATGCGGACAAGGGCGTGCTGGCCGGCGGCGGCTCGTCGCTGGTGTATCCGCGCGGCGGCAATGCCGTGCCCGGCCTGCTGCCGGCCACCTGGCCCGGCCCGATCATGTACTACCCGTCGTCGCCGCTGAAGGCGATCCAGGTCCGCGTGCCCGGTGCGCAGGTGGTGTTCGACAGCGGCAGCGATCCGGCCAAGGCGGCTGCCGCCGCGGCCGGCGCCGACGTGGTGCTCGTCTTCGCCACCCAGTGGGTCGGCGAAGCGCTGGATGCCACGTCGCTGTCGCTGCCCGACAACCAGGACGCGCTGATCGCCGCCGTGGCGGCAGCCAACCCGAAGACGGCCGTGGTGCTGGAGAACAGCGGCCCCGTGCTGATGCCGTGGGTGGACCGGGTGGCCGGAATCGTCGAGGCATGGTACCCGGGCACCAATGGCGGCGAAGCCATCGCCCGCGTGCTGTTCGGCGAGGTGAACCCGTCGGGCCGCCTGCCGGCCACGTTTCCCGCCTCCGAGCAGCAGTTGCCGCGACCGAAGCTGGACGGCGACCCGGCCAAGCCCGAGCAGCGCTTCACCGTCGATTACCACGAGGGCGCCGCCATCGGCTACAAGTGGTTCGACCTGAAGGGCCACACGCCGCTGTTCCCGTTCGGCCACGGCCTGTCGTACACGCAGTTCGGCTACCGGGACCTGAAGGCGCAGCTGGTGGACGGCAAGGTGCAGGTGCGCTTCACCGTCACGAACACCGGCGGCGTGCAGGGCAAGGACGTGCCGCAGGTGTACGTGTCGCCCCTGTCCGCGAAATGGGATTCGTATAGATGGGAAAGTACCCAGCGCCTGGCCGGCTGGGAGAAGGTGGACCTGGCGCCCGGCGCCAGCACGAACGTGACGCTGGCCATCGACCCGCGCCTGTTCGGCATGGTGAAGGGCAGCGCCAATACCTGGCACGTGGCCGGCGGCCGCTACCAGGTGAAACTGGCGCGCCACGCGCGCGACGACGCAGCACAGACTGTGACGATTCAACTGCCTGCCCAGGTGCTGGACGTGGCGGGCCGACCGATAACGATGAAGAAGAAAGGATGA
- a CDS encoding glycoside hydrolase 5 family protein produces the protein MKKMIALAASLLMMGAVATAPAASAAAPEFVAVKKTQFTRNGHPYYIAGANFWYGAYLGANDRPRLLKELDTMKAMGINNLRVLAVSEKTDMKSAVRPATTSAPGKYDERLLAGMDYLLAEMAKRDMTAVIYLNNFWQWSGGMTQYLNWFAGTPALDPNVTKDYETYMRETARFYTNEKAQAEYRNVIRTFINRKNTVTGKPYAGDPVIMSWQLANEPRPGNASSTPEEKAVYVKWIADTAAYIRGLDRNHLVSTGSEGLAGSAHDAELFEKAHASKDVDYLTYHLWPKNWGWIDSKRVDATWNGALEKSSHYLNVHIDYAKKMGKPIVLEEFGMDRDGASFDIKAPTTVRDRFYKVVFDVVVGRAEQGDPIAGFNFWAWGGAGRAANADYWWKEGNDLMGDPPQEEQGLYSVFDTDKSTIALIRGYADRLHALERK, from the coding sequence ATGAAAAAGATGATCGCACTGGCAGCCTCGCTGCTGATGATGGGGGCTGTGGCGACCGCGCCGGCGGCTTCGGCGGCGGCTCCGGAATTCGTGGCCGTGAAGAAGACGCAGTTCACCCGCAACGGCCACCCGTACTACATTGCCGGCGCCAATTTCTGGTACGGCGCATACCTGGGCGCGAACGACCGCCCGCGGCTGCTCAAGGAACTCGATACCATGAAGGCGATGGGCATCAACAACCTGCGCGTGCTGGCCGTTTCCGAGAAGACCGACATGAAGAGCGCCGTGCGTCCCGCCACCACCAGCGCGCCGGGCAAGTACGACGAGCGCCTGCTGGCCGGCATGGACTACCTGCTGGCCGAGATGGCCAAGCGCGACATGACGGCGGTGATCTACCTGAACAATTTCTGGCAATGGTCGGGCGGCATGACCCAGTACCTGAACTGGTTTGCCGGCACGCCGGCGCTCGACCCGAACGTGACGAAGGACTACGAGACCTACATGCGCGAGACGGCGCGCTTCTACACGAACGAGAAGGCGCAGGCCGAGTACCGCAACGTGATCCGCACCTTCATCAACCGGAAGAACACGGTGACCGGCAAGCCGTATGCGGGCGATCCTGTGATCATGTCGTGGCAGCTGGCCAACGAGCCGCGCCCGGGCAACGCTTCGTCCACGCCGGAGGAAAAGGCGGTCTACGTGAAATGGATCGCCGACACGGCGGCCTACATCCGTGGCCTCGACAGGAACCACCTGGTCAGCACCGGCAGCGAAGGGCTGGCCGGCTCGGCGCACGATGCCGAACTGTTCGAGAAAGCCCACGCATCGAAGGATGTCGACTACCTGACCTATCACCTGTGGCCGAAGAACTGGGGCTGGATCGATTCGAAGCGGGTCGACGCCACCTGGAACGGCGCGCTGGAGAAAAGCAGCCATTACCTGAACGTGCATATCGACTACGCGAAAAAGATGGGCAAGCCGATCGTGCTGGAGGAATTCGGCATGGACCGCGACGGTGCCTCGTTCGACATCAAGGCGCCGACCACGGTGCGCGACCGTTTCTACAAGGTGGTGTTCGACGTGGTGGTCGGCCGTGCCGAGCAGGGCGACCCGATCGCCGGCTTCAACTTCTGGGCCTGGGGTGGCGCCGGCCGCGCCGCCAACGCCGACTACTGGTGGAAAGAGGGCAATGACCTGATGGGCGACCCGCCACAGGAAGAGCAGGGCCTGTATTCCGTGTTCGACACCGACAAGTCGACCATCGCGCTGATCCGCGGCTATGCCGACCGGCTGCATGCGCTGGAGCGCAAGTAA
- a CDS encoding GDSL-type esterase/lipase family protein: protein MKKKVMLLAALAALGFSGAASAADEKRSCALNVEPRTVEYPWMSIARWHAMNDGLKARAAQGDVDVLFLGDSITEMWDKTAWDSRFGKYRAANFGIGGDHTGNVLWRLKNDGMDKLRPKVVVLLIGVNNFGLCNEEPEQVSGGVKAVVAELRTLYPDARILLNGILPNGQLAQDERRAKARAVNGAIAALDDGRHVFFRDYGPRFLEANGDIAAETMPDFLHLTPKAYATWAEAMGPDIELLMREQPMPGQPTPEQPMQNKPAQ from the coding sequence TTGAAGAAGAAGGTGATGTTGCTGGCGGCGCTGGCCGCGCTGGGGTTCTCGGGGGCCGCCTCGGCCGCGGACGAGAAGCGTTCGTGCGCGCTGAACGTCGAGCCGCGCACAGTGGAATATCCATGGATGTCGATCGCGCGCTGGCATGCAATGAACGATGGCCTGAAGGCGCGCGCCGCGCAGGGCGATGTCGACGTGCTGTTCCTCGGCGATTCGATCACCGAGATGTGGGACAAGACCGCGTGGGACAGCCGTTTCGGCAAGTACCGCGCGGCGAACTTCGGCATCGGCGGCGACCACACCGGCAACGTGCTGTGGCGCCTGAAGAACGACGGCATGGACAAGCTGCGGCCGAAGGTCGTGGTGCTGCTGATCGGCGTGAACAACTTCGGCCTGTGCAACGAGGAGCCGGAGCAGGTGAGCGGCGGCGTGAAGGCGGTCGTCGCAGAGCTGCGCACGCTGTATCCGGACGCCAGGATCCTCCTCAACGGCATCCTGCCGAACGGGCAACTGGCGCAGGACGAACGGCGCGCCAAGGCCAGGGCCGTGAACGGCGCGATCGCCGCCCTGGACGATGGCCGGCACGTGTTCTTCCGCGATTACGGTCCGCGCTTCCTGGAGGCGAACGGCGATATCGCGGCGGAGACGATGCCGGACTTCCTGCACCTGACGCCGAAGGCCTATGCGACGTGGGCCGAGGCGATGGGACCGGACATTGAGTTGTTGATGCGCGAGCAGCCGATGCCCGGGCAGCCGACGCCCGAGCAGCCGATGCAGAACAAGCCTGCACAGTGA